The following coding sequences lie in one Fusarium poae strain DAOMC 252244 chromosome 1, whole genome shotgun sequence genomic window:
- a CDS encoding hypothetical protein (SECRETED:SignalP(1-19)), with translation MHAAIILLVPLQALSRPQALERERFLDHTSLSGPCLYHALEYTSSLVGHFLQGSKDDQHDFIDCINHTVPPQPKRKLDAFQSDVPAPHPKRQQILSTNSNNRPEATETSQSEPQSQDVTKNDEKPRDKCPQQDEVSRNRLERDRCCLRDEYKCIFTNTSPAQAAHIIPFACNKNEDSRNKTGALLGEVGLAFEAFYPVEAHRDLEKLLSRQSGSSDKYWNMVSIDRRLYPLWGRALFGLKCLGISPHKEARSDGEWDVRIQFNWLYRRSGSPDRLIYLENDANGMKEMAEMQIKHEDDGAPAPKNSNIPIISGHTVILSMPEDDAIKCKMMLDVQWNLLCIAALSGGAEHPELLPKPETFFAMFMT, from the exons ATGCACGCTGCAATCATATTGCTAGTTCCCTTACAAGCCCTGAGTCGCCCGCAAGCCCTGGAGCGCGAACGCTTTCTTGACCATACGAGTTTGTCGGGACCGTGCCTATATCATGCTTTAGAGTATACATCCTCTCTTGTTGGACACT TCTTGCAGGGTTCGAAGGATGACCAACATGATTTCATTGATTGCATCAACCATACGGTTCCGCCACAACCTAAGAGAAAGTTGGACGCGTTCCAATCTGATGTGCCAGCGCCCCATCCAAAGAGGCAACAAATCTTATCCACCAATTCAAACAACCGACCTGAAGCAACAGAGACCTCCCAGAGTGAACCCCAGTCTCAGGATGTCACCAAGAATGACGAAAAGCCTCGTGATAAATGCCCCCAACAAGACGAGGTTAGCCGCAACAGACTGGAGAGGGACCGGTGCTGTCTACGAGATGAATATAAATGCATCTTCACGAATACATCACCTGCACAGGCGGCCCATATCATTCCATTCGCCTGCAATAAAAATGAAGACAGTAGGAACAAAACCGGAGCACTTCTAGGTGAGGTCGGCTTGGCCTTTGAAGCTTTCTATCCCGTGGAAGCACATAGAGATCTTGAAAAACTTCTAAGCCGCCAATCAGGAAGTTCCGACAAATACTGGAACATGGTATCCATTGATCGCCGTCTTTATCCTTTATGGGGGCGAGCATTGTTCGGTCTAAAATGCTTGGGCATCTCGCCTCACAAGGAAGCACGAAGCGATGGAGAGTGGGATGTGCGCATTCAGTTCAACTGGCTATACCGCCGAAGTGGGAGTCCTGACAGACTAATATACCTAGAAAATGACGCGAATGGTATGAAGGAGATGGCCGAGATGCAGATCAAACACGAGGACGACGGAGCCCCTGCACCCAAGAATTCAAACATACCTATCATCTCCGGGCATACTGTCATCTTGAGCATGCCTGAAGACGATGCGATTAAGTGCAAGATGATGCTGGATGTTCAATGGAACTTACTTTGTATTGCAGCTTTGAGTGGCGGAGCCGAACATCCTGAGCTACTTCCCAAGCCTGAGACTTTTTTTGCCATGTTCATGACCTAG
- a CDS encoding hypothetical protein (TransMembrane:12 (i124-142o171-189i196-213o219-238i259-278o290-311i381-399o414-436i443-466o472-499i511-531o537-562i)), producing MPHPRVDNEAPYPEDYINDSHRNSSSNGTFVNDNPNNIGGQRRVSKATLLRNPLAGMTRAELLADVDAFVDSKGLQEHREDFRKGALVAQVNNTPGAFEKIDIVTEEEKAVLRKEETSRWHQPFALYFLCTLCAGSAIVQGMDQTAVNGAQEFYFKEFEIENEWMEGFTNGAPYLCSALIGCWTSPILNKYTGRRGTIFISCAISTITGFWMASTTHLANFLVARFMLGFAVGAKSSTTPVYSAECTPKNIRGALTMMWQMWTAFGIALGFVVCVAFEKVTFIGGPNSPWRWMMASTSLPPLIVMLQVYFCPESPRWYMERGDFNKAFRSVRKLRFNSVQATRDMYYAYKLLEIERSEREGRNLVKEFFTVRRNRRAAQSAWFCMFMQQFCGVNVIAYYSTRIFRNAGYSLSEALLVSMGGGIINFLFAIPAIYTIDTFGRRNLLLVTFPLMAACLFFTGGVFNIGEGNQQALIGTVTTGLYLFMAVYSPGLGPVPFTYSAEAFPLHIRDIGMASSTAITWGFNFVISLTWPALERAFGITGALSWYGAWNIFGWIFCYFLLPETKNLTLEELDMVFGVSNKEHASYYTRKLPWYLKKYLLRQDVPPFPPLYEFAANDGQYPQEKPDTKHVEGNNLTSDSGDKELISERR from the exons ATGCCGCATCCAAGAGTGGACAACGAAGCTCCGTACCCGGAGGATTACATCAACGACAGCCATCGCAACTCTAGTAGCAATGGCACATTTGTCAATGACAACCCCAACAACATTGGCGGCCAACGCCGCGTCTCCAAAGCTACTCTGCTGCGCAACCCTCTAGCGGGTATGACCCGGGCAGAGCTCCTTGCTGACGTTGACGCTTTCGTCGACTCCAAGGGTCTCCAAGAGCATCGCGAGGACTTTCGAAAGGGAGCTCTTGTCGCTCAAGTCAACAACACCCCCGGAGCATTCGAGAAGATTGACATTGTCaccgaggaggagaaggctgTTCTCCGCAAGGAAGAGACTTCTCGATGGCATCAACCGTTTGCCTTGTACTTCCTTTGTACGCTTTGTGCTGGATCTGCTATCGTCCAGGGTATGGATCAGACCGCTGTCAATGGTGCTCAG GAATTTTACTTCAAAGAGTTTGAGATCGaaaatgaatggatggaaggGTTCACCAACGGAGCTCCATATCTCTGCTCTGCTCTCATCGGTTGTTGGACTAGTCCTATCCTCAACAAGTACACTGGTCGTCGCGGGACTATTTTTATCTCCTGTGCTATCTCGACTATTACTGGTTTCTGGATGGCGTCTACCACTCA TCTTGCAAACTTCCTTGTTGCACGTTTCATGCTCGGCTTTGCTGTCGGCGCCAAATCCAGTACCACCCCTGTCTACTCCGCTGAATGCACGCCAAAGAACATCCGTGGTGCTCTTACCATGATGTGGCAGATGTGGACTGCTTTTGGTATCGCGCTTGGATTTGTTGTTTGTGTTGCATTCGAGAAGGTGACCTTCATTGGCGGCCCAAACTCTCCCTGGCGATGGATGATGGCTTCTACGTCTTTGCCTCCACTGATTGTCATGCTTCAAGTATATTTCTGTCCTGAGAGTCCTCGCTGGTATATGGAACGGGGAGATTTTAACAAGGCATTCCGCTCTGTTCGAAAGCTTCGATTTAACTCTGTTCAAGCCACCCGAGACATGTACTACGCCTACAAGCTACTGGAGATCGAGCGCAGTGAAAGAGAAGGTCGAAATTTGGTCAAGGAATTCTTCACTGTTCGCCGAAACCGACGTGCTGCTCAGAGTGCCTGGTTCTGTATG TTCATGCAACAATTCTGTGGAGTAAATGTTATAGCATATTATTCTACACGCATCTTCCGTAACGCCGGTTACAGTCTGTCCGAGGCCCTTCTTGTTTCCATGGGAGGAGGCATCATCAATTTCCTGTTCGCCATTCCTGCAATTTATACCATTGACACTTTTGGGCGCAGAAATTTGCTTCTAGTTACCTTCCCTCTCATGGCGGCTTGTCTGTTTTTCACTGGGGGCGTGTTCAACATCGGTGAAGGCAACCAGCAGGCTCTCATCGGGACTGTCACCACAGGTCTCTATCTCTTTATGGCTGTCTACTCACCTGGTCTCGGCCCTGTCCCCTTTACTTACAGTGCAGAAGCCTTCCCTCTCCATATTCGAGATATTGGTATGGCATCAAGCACGGCCATTACATGGGGATTCAACTTTGTCATCAGCTTGACCTGGCCAGCCTTGGAACGAGCATTCGGTATAACTGGTGCTCTGAGCTGGTACGGAGCTTGGAATATCTTTGGCTGGATCTTCTGTTacttccttcttcccgaGACCAAGAACTTGACTCTCGAAGAACTCGACATGGTTTTTGGTGTCAGCAACAAGGAGCATGCTTCTTACTACACTAGGAAGTTACCCTGGTACTTGAAGAAATACCTTCTTCGTCAGGATGTCCCACCTTTCCCTCCCCTGTACGAATTTGCTGCCAATGATGGGCAGTACCCCCAGGAGAAGCCTGATACAAAGCATGTTGAGGGAAATAACCTTACTTCTGACTCCGGAGACAAGGAGCTTATCTCGGAGCGCAGATAA
- a CDS encoding hypothetical protein (TransMembrane:1 (o12-37i)), with protein sequence MQLPSPEHDLVMSLLFICLVLVCILCIGCLILVAIVIKLAIHVQRGPPIEIKEKKHSVKEEVKDEFKKTIKKLGDPVQELFHSAQDHLKLPKNPFTKQQTHRSIHLSEMTSHIQHMTAVSLPDGNTIMFQVNEKYQIDIYESQTRTESTPGAKKYDTNTLKIKAKPVIVNPKLPVITAVAFQHPDAWNGKPQVRVYYVDRDFMNIREAYRVGGNGEEWDDGWSFNKRDLVIAPTSGLTANVFQHPNDMRNFQVKLYYQRDNEDNHPDVAFNVVGAQDAWDTRRNVTTN encoded by the exons ATGCAGCTTCCAAGCCCAGAACATGACCTTGTCATGTCACTTCTTTTCATTTGTCTCGTCCTGGTGTGCATACTTTGCATTGGTTGTCTGATCCTAGTCGCCATTGTCATCAAGCTTGCTATCCATGTCCAGAGAGGCCCACCAATCGAGAttaaggaaaagaaacacaGTGTCAAGGAGGAGGTCAAGGACGAGTTCAAAAAAACTATAAAGAAGCTGGGGGATCCCGTCCAAGAACTCTTCCATTCAGCACAAGATCATCTCAAGCTTCCAAAGAACCCATTCACAAAACAACAAACCCATCGATCCATTCATCTATCCGAAATGACTTCCCACATTCAG CACATGACCGCTGTGTCCCTGCCTGACGGCAACACCATCATGTTCCAAGTGAATGAGAAGTATCAGATAGACATTTACGAGAGCCAAACTAGGACCGAGTCTACACCTGGAGCGAAGAAATATGACACCAATACCTTGAAAATCAAGGCAAAGCCCGTCATTGTCAACCCAAAGCTTCCTGTCATTACCGCTGTCGCCTTCCAGCACCCGGACGCTTGGAACGGCAAACCTCAG GTTCGAGTTTACTACGTCGACAGGGACTTTATGAACATCCGGGAGGCTTACCGTGTCGGAGGTAACGGGGAAGAATGGGATGATGGATGGAGCTTCAACAAGAGGGACTTGGTCATTGCTCCAACCAGTGGTCTGACTGCCAACGTCTTCCAGCATCCCAACGACATGAGGAACTTCCAAGTCAAGCTCTACTATCAGCGTGACAACGAGGATAACCATCCGGATGTTGCTTTCAACGTTGTCGGTGCCCAGGATGCTTGGGACACACGACGCAACGTCACCACCAACTAA
- a CDS encoding hypothetical protein (SECRETED:SignalP(1-23)), with protein sequence MLYNIFLRAVITATFCLMGSVSAAISVDDSTQTTETYSVTSRRAFEPDPVAGNIVKSCGTHISVCGAEDEDNVIYVPRSTETETNEIHTTSIKVLKPTTTTVTEISVSTIIQETKGKTVIAAGPPVKVTVDVVIVSVQEVQDVDTVTETIVSTTSASVVEQCFLETHTVLGGVPGSWQSGSPTDAIPYLSSTQTASPAGFTADFDQFPSDESTPKNMAGGLDGYGMYEQGSEE encoded by the exons ATGTTATATAACATCTTTCTCCGGGCCGTCATTACGGCGACGTTCTGCCTAATGGGCTCGGTCTCTGCCGCAATTT CGGTGGACGACTCTACCCAAACAACAGAAACATATTCAGTCACATCGAGAAGAGCATTTGAACCCGATCCAGTGGCTGGAAATATCGTGAAGTCTTGTGGCACCCATATATCAGTATGTGGCGCCGAGGATGAGGACAACGTTATATACGTACCGAGGTCCACCGAAACCGAGACGAACGAGATTCATACAACTTCTATAAAG GTGCTCAAACCTACGACTACAACTGTTACTGAGATTTCTGTTTCCACCATCATCCAAGAGACAAAGGGCAA AACTGTCATAGCCGCCGGCCCACCTGTTAAGGTTACTGTCGACGTTGTAATTGTTTCCGTTCAGGAAGTACAAGATGTTGACACAGTCACCGAGACCATAGTCTCAACGACCAGTGCTAGTGTAGTCGAACAATGTTTCCTTGAAACACACACTGTCTTGGGAGGTGTTCCAGGAAGCTGGCAATCTGGTTCGCCAACTGACGCAATACCATACCTTTCTTCGACCCAGACAGCCAGCCCAGCGGGGTTTACTGCAGATTTTGATCAGTTCCCTTCTGATGAATCCACCCCCAAGAATATGGCAGGAGGCTTAGATGGATATGGCATGTACGAACAGGGTTCAGAAGAATGA